A genomic window from Silene latifolia isolate original U9 population chromosome 11, ASM4854445v1, whole genome shotgun sequence includes:
- the LOC141610956 gene encoding uncharacterized protein LOC141610956 — protein MADCPNKAEFNAMFKKMPKGAQERLDGALADYHQECNEDSSDGEDQPRMGSLQRISAIGKYEDSSAKKSNGLMYVDLMVNGKQARALIDSGASHNFVTKEEADRLGLVLRDANSASVNGKMRRVQGVAKKVAVQLGEWAGELEFTTVPLDDFKIVLGMQFFQKALVVLKPSDGSMLTNGSIVVNTVDGDEDKGQHRISAMRVIPTPKQGMRPWRMPKGSVEPRANKTQANYDAKWPGGRKKSLPPHRGVDNEGRNAQRNRPRTIEGRVDILNRRPLMRVDRPKREGLVPSWGRVRNADLASGELTYP, from the coding sequence atggctgattgtccgaacaaagcggagttcaatgccatgttcaagaagatgccgaaaggggctcaagaacgtcttgatggggcgttggccgactatcaccaagagtgtaacgaagactcgagtgatggtgaagaccaaccacggatgggctcacttcaAAGGATCAGCGCGATAGGGAAGtacgaagattcctccgccaagaaatccaacgggctcatgtacgtggacttgatggtgaatgggaagcaagcccgagccttgatcgactcgggcgcctcccacaactttgttacgaaagaggaagctgatcggttggggctagttctgcgGGATGCTAACAGTGCTTCGGTCAATGGGAaaatgagacgcgtccaaggagtggctaagaaggtcgcggtccaatTGGGCgagtgggcaggggagctcgaattcaccaccgttccgctggatgacttcaagatagtactcgggatgcagttctttcagaaaGCATTGGTAGTATTGAAACCAAGTGACGGATCGATGCTTACTAACgggtctatcgtagtgaatacggtagacggcgacgaagacaaggggcaacatcgaatttcggctatgagggtgataccgacgccgaaacaagggatgcgaccttggagaatgcctaaaggttcggtggagccgagggcgaacaagacccaggctaactacgatgctaagtggcctgggggacgaaagaagagtctaccccctcaccgaggagtagacaatgagggccgaaaTGCCCAAAGAAATAGGCCTCGTACCATCGAGGGTCGTGTCGATATCTTGAATCGACGTCCGCTCATGCGGGTCGAtcgacccaagagagaaggcctcgtaccatcgtgGGGTCGTGTCCGAAATGCCGATTTGGCGTCTGGAGAACTCACTTACCCTTGA